A region of Zeugodacus cucurbitae isolate PBARC_wt_2022May chromosome 5, idZeuCucr1.2, whole genome shotgun sequence DNA encodes the following proteins:
- the LOC105216182 gene encoding troponin I isoform X8, whose protein sequence is MADEEKKAAAAPAPAPAAAPAAAAPAAAAAPAKPAKPVDPKEEAKKAKQAEIERKRAEVRKRMEEASKAKKAKKGFMTPERKKKLRLLLRKKAAEELKKEQERKAAERRRIIEERCGSPRNLSDASEETLKNLIKQHYDRICKLEDQKYDLEYVVKRKDVEINDLNAQVNDLRGKFVKPALKKVSKYENKFAKLQKKAAEFNFRNQLKVVKKKEFTLEEEEKEKKPDWSKGKPGDAKVKEEVEAEA, encoded by the exons ATGGCTGATGAAGAG AAGAAAGCAGCTGCTGCACCAGCACCCGCGCCTGCAGCGGCACCCGCAGCCGC TGctccagctgctgctgctgcacccGCCAAGCCAGCAAAGCCAGTCGATCCCAAAGAGGAG GCAAAGAAGGCTAAACAGGCCGAGATTGAGCGCAAGCGTGCTGAGGTGCGCAAGCGTATGGAGGAAGCCTCCAAGGCTAAGAAGGCCAAGAAAGGTTTCATGACACCAGAAAGGAAGAAGAAACTTAGG TTGTTGCTCCGTAAGAAAGCCGCTGAGGAGTTGAAGAAGGAACAGGAACGCAAAGCCGCTGAACGTAGACGCATCATTGAAGAGCGTTGCGGTAGCCCCAGAAATCTCAGTGACGCCAGCGAAG AAACACTTAAAAATCTTATCAAGCAACACTATGACAGGATTTGTAAATTGGAGGACCAGAAATATGACCTTGAGTATGTTGTTAAACGCAAGGATGTTGAG ATCAACGATCTCAATGCCCAAGTCAACGATCTGCGTGGCAAGTT CGTGAAACCAGCCTTGAAGAAGGTCtccaaatatgaaaacaaattcgCCAAGCTCCAAAAGAAGGCCGCCGAATTCAACTTCCGTAATCAACTTAAGGTTGTTAAGAAGAAGGAATTCACATTGGAGGAAGAAGAGAAGGAG
- the LOC105216182 gene encoding troponin I isoform X6, with the protein MADEEKKAAAAPAPAPAAAPAAAAPAPAAAAAPAPAAAPAAAAAPAAAPAAGAAPAAAPANGAAPAAGAAPAAAAAPAKPAKPVDPKEEAKKAKQAEIERKRAEVRKRMEEASKAKKAKKGFMTPERKKKLRLLLRKKAAEELKKEQERKAAERRRIIEERCGSPRNLSDASEGELQEICEEYYERMYICEGQKWDLEYEVRKKDWEINDLNAQVNDLRGKFVKPALKKVSKYENKFAKLQKKAAEFNFRNQLKVVKKKEFTLEEEEKEKKIKDALLKTTVKK; encoded by the exons ATGGCTGATGAAGAG AAGAAAGCAGCTGCTGCACCAGCACCCGCGCCTGCAGCGGCACCCGCAGCCGCCGCTccagcaccagcagcagcagcagcgcctgCACCGGCAGCTGCACCAGCCGCAGCAGCGGCACCAGCGGCCGCACCTGCCGCGGGAGCTGCTCCCGCTGCCGCACCAGCCAACGGTGCTGCGCCCGCAGCAGGCGCTGctccagctgctgctgctgcacccGCCAAGCCAGCAAAGCCAGTCGATCCCAAAGAGGAG GCAAAGAAGGCTAAACAGGCCGAGATTGAGCGCAAGCGTGCTGAGGTGCGCAAGCGTATGGAGGAAGCCTCCAAGGCTAAGAAGGCCAAGAAAGGTTTCATGACACCAGAAAGGAAGAAGAAACTTAGG TTGTTGCTCCGTAAGAAAGCCGCTGAGGAGTTGAAGAAGGAACAGGAACGCAAAGCCGCTGAACGTAGACGCATCATTGAAGAGCGTTGCGGTAGCCCCAGAAATCTCAGTGACGCCAGCGAAG GCGAATTACAAGAGATTTGTGAAGAGTATTACgagcgtatgtatatatgcgaaGGCCAGAAATGGGATCTGGAATACGAAGTCAGGAAAAAAGACTGGGAG ATCAACGATCTCAATGCCCAAGTCAACGATCTGCGTGGCAAGTT CGTGAAACCAGCCTTGAAGAAGGTCtccaaatatgaaaacaaattcgCCAAGCTCCAAAAGAAGGCCGCCGAATTCAACTTCCGTAATCAACTTAAGGTTGTTAAGAAGAAGGAATTCACATTGGAGGAAGAAGAGAAGGAG
- the LOC105216182 gene encoding troponin I isoform X3, translating into MADEEKKAAAAPAPAPAAAPAAAAPAPAAAAAPAPAAAPAAAAAPAAAPAAGAAPAAAPANGAAPAAGAAPAAAAAPAKPAKPVDPKEEAKKAKQAEIERKRAEVRKRMEEASKAKKAKKGFMTPERKKKLRLLLRKKAAEELKKEQERKAAERRRIIEERCGSPRNLSDASEETLKKVVQDYYAKILKLEDQKYDVEYQVARKELEINDLNAQVNDLRGKFVKPALKKVSKYENKFAKLQKKAAEFNFRNQLKVVKKKEFTLEEEEKEKKPDWSKGKPGDAKVKEEVEAEA; encoded by the exons ATGGCTGATGAAGAG AAGAAAGCAGCTGCTGCACCAGCACCCGCGCCTGCAGCGGCACCCGCAGCCGCCGCTccagcaccagcagcagcagcagcgcctgCACCGGCAGCTGCACCAGCCGCAGCAGCGGCACCAGCGGCCGCACCTGCCGCGGGAGCTGCTCCCGCTGCCGCACCAGCCAACGGTGCTGCGCCCGCAGCAGGCGCTGctccagctgctgctgctgcacccGCCAAGCCAGCAAAGCCAGTCGATCCCAAAGAGGAG GCAAAGAAGGCTAAACAGGCCGAGATTGAGCGCAAGCGTGCTGAGGTGCGCAAGCGTATGGAGGAAGCCTCCAAGGCTAAGAAGGCCAAGAAAGGTTTCATGACACCAGAAAGGAAGAAGAAACTTAGG TTGTTGCTCCGTAAGAAAGCCGCTGAGGAGTTGAAGAAGGAACAGGAACGCAAAGCCGCTGAACGTAGACGCATCATTGAAGAGCGTTGCGGTAGCCCCAGAAATCTCAGTGACGCCAGCGAAG AAACACTTAAAAAAGTTGTACAGGATTATTATGCTAAAATACTGAAATTGGAGGATCAGAAATATGACGTTGAATATCAGGTTGCCCGCAAGGAATTGGAG ATCAACGATCTCAATGCCCAAGTCAACGATCTGCGTGGCAAGTT CGTGAAACCAGCCTTGAAGAAGGTCtccaaatatgaaaacaaattcgCCAAGCTCCAAAAGAAGGCCGCCGAATTCAACTTCCGTAATCAACTTAAGGTTGTTAAGAAGAAGGAATTCACATTGGAGGAAGAAGAGAAGGAG
- the LOC105216182 gene encoding troponin I isoform X4, with amino-acid sequence MADEEKKAAAAPAPAPAAAPAAAAPAPAAAAAPAPAAAPAAAAAPAAAPAAGAAPAAAPANGAAPAAGAAPAAAAAPAKPAKPVDPKEEAKKAKQAEIERKRAEVRKRMEEASKAKKAKKGFMTPERKKKLRLLLRKKAAEELKKEQERKAAERRRIIEERCGSPRNLSDASEAELQTICKQYWKRLFNLEGDKFDLEHIEKVKAQEINDLNAQVNDLRGKFVKPALKKVSKYENKFAKLQKKAAEFNFRNQLKVVKKKEFTLEEEEKEKKPDWSKGKPGDAKVKEEVEAEA; translated from the exons ATGGCTGATGAAGAG AAGAAAGCAGCTGCTGCACCAGCACCCGCGCCTGCAGCGGCACCCGCAGCCGCCGCTccagcaccagcagcagcagcagcgcctgCACCGGCAGCTGCACCAGCCGCAGCAGCGGCACCAGCGGCCGCACCTGCCGCGGGAGCTGCTCCCGCTGCCGCACCAGCCAACGGTGCTGCGCCCGCAGCAGGCGCTGctccagctgctgctgctgcacccGCCAAGCCAGCAAAGCCAGTCGATCCCAAAGAGGAG GCAAAGAAGGCTAAACAGGCCGAGATTGAGCGCAAGCGTGCTGAGGTGCGCAAGCGTATGGAGGAAGCCTCCAAGGCTAAGAAGGCCAAGAAAGGTTTCATGACACCAGAAAGGAAGAAGAAACTTAGG TTGTTGCTCCGTAAGAAAGCCGCTGAGGAGTTGAAGAAGGAACAGGAACGCAAAGCCGCTGAACGTAGACGCATCATTGAAGAGCGTTGCGGTAGCCCCAGAAATCTCAGTGACGCCAGCGAAG CCGAACTACAAACAATTTGCAAACAATATTGGAAACGTCTTTTCAATTTGGAGGGGGACAAATTTGATTTAGAGCATATAGAAAAAGTCAAAGCACAAGAG ATCAACGATCTCAATGCCCAAGTCAACGATCTGCGTGGCAAGTT CGTGAAACCAGCCTTGAAGAAGGTCtccaaatatgaaaacaaattcgCCAAGCTCCAAAAGAAGGCCGCCGAATTCAACTTCCGTAATCAACTTAAGGTTGTTAAGAAGAAGGAATTCACATTGGAGGAAGAAGAGAAGGAG
- the LOC105216182 gene encoding troponin I isoform X2: MADEEKKAAAAPAPAPAAAPAAAAPAPAAAAAPAPAAAPAAAAAPAAAPAAGAAPAAAPANGAAPAAGAAPAAAAAPAKPAKPVDPKEEAKKAKQAEIERKRAEVRKRMEEASKAKKAKKGFMTPERKKKLRLLLRKKAAEELKKEQERKAAERRRIIEERCGSPRNLSDASEGELQEICEEYYERMYICEGQKWDLEYEVRKKDWEINDLNAQVNDLRGKFVKPALKKVSKYENKFAKLQKKAAEFNFRNQLKVVKKKEFTLEEEEKEKKPDWSKGKPGDAKVKEEVEAEA; encoded by the exons ATGGCTGATGAAGAG AAGAAAGCAGCTGCTGCACCAGCACCCGCGCCTGCAGCGGCACCCGCAGCCGCCGCTccagcaccagcagcagcagcagcgcctgCACCGGCAGCTGCACCAGCCGCAGCAGCGGCACCAGCGGCCGCACCTGCCGCGGGAGCTGCTCCCGCTGCCGCACCAGCCAACGGTGCTGCGCCCGCAGCAGGCGCTGctccagctgctgctgctgcacccGCCAAGCCAGCAAAGCCAGTCGATCCCAAAGAGGAG GCAAAGAAGGCTAAACAGGCCGAGATTGAGCGCAAGCGTGCTGAGGTGCGCAAGCGTATGGAGGAAGCCTCCAAGGCTAAGAAGGCCAAGAAAGGTTTCATGACACCAGAAAGGAAGAAGAAACTTAGG TTGTTGCTCCGTAAGAAAGCCGCTGAGGAGTTGAAGAAGGAACAGGAACGCAAAGCCGCTGAACGTAGACGCATCATTGAAGAGCGTTGCGGTAGCCCCAGAAATCTCAGTGACGCCAGCGAAG GCGAATTACAAGAGATTTGTGAAGAGTATTACgagcgtatgtatatatgcgaaGGCCAGAAATGGGATCTGGAATACGAAGTCAGGAAAAAAGACTGGGAG ATCAACGATCTCAATGCCCAAGTCAACGATCTGCGTGGCAAGTT CGTGAAACCAGCCTTGAAGAAGGTCtccaaatatgaaaacaaattcgCCAAGCTCCAAAAGAAGGCCGCCGAATTCAACTTCCGTAATCAACTTAAGGTTGTTAAGAAGAAGGAATTCACATTGGAGGAAGAAGAGAAGGAG
- the LOC105216182 gene encoding troponin I isoform X7, whose translation MADEEKKAAAAPAPAPAAAPAAAAPAPAAAAAPAPAAAPAAAAAPAAAPAAGAAPAAAPANGAAPAAGAAPAAAAAPAKPAKPVDPKEEAKKAKQAEIERKRAEVRKRMEEASKAKKAKKGFMTPERKKKLRLLLRKKAAEELKKEQERKAAERRRIIEERCGSPRNLSDASEETLKNLIKQHYDRICKLEDQKYDLEYVVKRKDVEINDLNAQVNDLRGKFVKPALKKVSKYENKFAKLQKKAAEFNFRNQLKVVKKKEFTLEEEEKEKKIKDALLKTTVKK comes from the exons ATGGCTGATGAAGAG AAGAAAGCAGCTGCTGCACCAGCACCCGCGCCTGCAGCGGCACCCGCAGCCGCCGCTccagcaccagcagcagcagcagcgcctgCACCGGCAGCTGCACCAGCCGCAGCAGCGGCACCAGCGGCCGCACCTGCCGCGGGAGCTGCTCCCGCTGCCGCACCAGCCAACGGTGCTGCGCCCGCAGCAGGCGCTGctccagctgctgctgctgcacccGCCAAGCCAGCAAAGCCAGTCGATCCCAAAGAGGAG GCAAAGAAGGCTAAACAGGCCGAGATTGAGCGCAAGCGTGCTGAGGTGCGCAAGCGTATGGAGGAAGCCTCCAAGGCTAAGAAGGCCAAGAAAGGTTTCATGACACCAGAAAGGAAGAAGAAACTTAGG TTGTTGCTCCGTAAGAAAGCCGCTGAGGAGTTGAAGAAGGAACAGGAACGCAAAGCCGCTGAACGTAGACGCATCATTGAAGAGCGTTGCGGTAGCCCCAGAAATCTCAGTGACGCCAGCGAAG AAACACTTAAAAATCTTATCAAGCAACACTATGACAGGATTTGTAAATTGGAGGACCAGAAATATGACCTTGAGTATGTTGTTAAACGCAAGGATGTTGAG ATCAACGATCTCAATGCCCAAGTCAACGATCTGCGTGGCAAGTT CGTGAAACCAGCCTTGAAGAAGGTCtccaaatatgaaaacaaattcgCCAAGCTCCAAAAGAAGGCCGCCGAATTCAACTTCCGTAATCAACTTAAGGTTGTTAAGAAGAAGGAATTCACATTGGAGGAAGAAGAGAAGGAG
- the LOC105216182 gene encoding troponin I isoform X1: protein MADEEKKAAAAPAPAPAAAPAAAAPAPAAAAAPAPAAAPAAAAAPAAAPAAGAAPAAAPANGAAPAAGAAPAAAAAPAKPAKPVDPKEEAKKAKQAEIERKRAEVRKRMEEASKAKKAKKGFMTPERKKKLRLLLRKKAAEELKKEQERKAAERRRIIEERCGSPRNLSDASEETLKNLIKQHYDRICKLEDQKYDLEYVVKRKDVEINDLNAQVNDLRGKFVKPALKKVSKYENKFAKLQKKAAEFNFRNQLKVVKKKEFTLEEEEKEKKPDWSKGKPGDAKVKEEVEAEA, encoded by the exons ATGGCTGATGAAGAG AAGAAAGCAGCTGCTGCACCAGCACCCGCGCCTGCAGCGGCACCCGCAGCCGCCGCTccagcaccagcagcagcagcagcgcctgCACCGGCAGCTGCACCAGCCGCAGCAGCGGCACCAGCGGCCGCACCTGCCGCGGGAGCTGCTCCCGCTGCCGCACCAGCCAACGGTGCTGCGCCCGCAGCAGGCGCTGctccagctgctgctgctgcacccGCCAAGCCAGCAAAGCCAGTCGATCCCAAAGAGGAG GCAAAGAAGGCTAAACAGGCCGAGATTGAGCGCAAGCGTGCTGAGGTGCGCAAGCGTATGGAGGAAGCCTCCAAGGCTAAGAAGGCCAAGAAAGGTTTCATGACACCAGAAAGGAAGAAGAAACTTAGG TTGTTGCTCCGTAAGAAAGCCGCTGAGGAGTTGAAGAAGGAACAGGAACGCAAAGCCGCTGAACGTAGACGCATCATTGAAGAGCGTTGCGGTAGCCCCAGAAATCTCAGTGACGCCAGCGAAG AAACACTTAAAAATCTTATCAAGCAACACTATGACAGGATTTGTAAATTGGAGGACCAGAAATATGACCTTGAGTATGTTGTTAAACGCAAGGATGTTGAG ATCAACGATCTCAATGCCCAAGTCAACGATCTGCGTGGCAAGTT CGTGAAACCAGCCTTGAAGAAGGTCtccaaatatgaaaacaaattcgCCAAGCTCCAAAAGAAGGCCGCCGAATTCAACTTCCGTAATCAACTTAAGGTTGTTAAGAAGAAGGAATTCACATTGGAGGAAGAAGAGAAGGAG
- the LOC105216182 gene encoding troponin I isoform X5, with protein MADEEKKAAAAPAPAPAAAPAAAAPAPAAAAAPAPAAAPAAAAAPAAAPAAGAAPAAAPANGAAPAAGAAPAAAAAPAKPAKPVDPKEEAKKAKQAEIERKRAEVRKRMEEASKAKKAKKGFMTPERKKKLRLLLRKKAAEELKKEQERKAAERRRIIEERCGSPRNLSDASEETLKNLIKQHYDRICKLEDQKYDLEYVVKRKDVEINDLNAQVNDLRGKFVKPALKKVSKYENKFAKLQKKAAEFNFRNQLKVVKKKEFTLEEEEKEKKPDWSKGKPGDAKEHAPETPA; from the exons ATGGCTGATGAAGAG AAGAAAGCAGCTGCTGCACCAGCACCCGCGCCTGCAGCGGCACCCGCAGCCGCCGCTccagcaccagcagcagcagcagcgcctgCACCGGCAGCTGCACCAGCCGCAGCAGCGGCACCAGCGGCCGCACCTGCCGCGGGAGCTGCTCCCGCTGCCGCACCAGCCAACGGTGCTGCGCCCGCAGCAGGCGCTGctccagctgctgctgctgcacccGCCAAGCCAGCAAAGCCAGTCGATCCCAAAGAGGAG GCAAAGAAGGCTAAACAGGCCGAGATTGAGCGCAAGCGTGCTGAGGTGCGCAAGCGTATGGAGGAAGCCTCCAAGGCTAAGAAGGCCAAGAAAGGTTTCATGACACCAGAAAGGAAGAAGAAACTTAGG TTGTTGCTCCGTAAGAAAGCCGCTGAGGAGTTGAAGAAGGAACAGGAACGCAAAGCCGCTGAACGTAGACGCATCATTGAAGAGCGTTGCGGTAGCCCCAGAAATCTCAGTGACGCCAGCGAAG AAACACTTAAAAATCTTATCAAGCAACACTATGACAGGATTTGTAAATTGGAGGACCAGAAATATGACCTTGAGTATGTTGTTAAACGCAAGGATGTTGAG ATCAACGATCTCAATGCCCAAGTCAACGATCTGCGTGGCAAGTT CGTGAAACCAGCCTTGAAGAAGGTCtccaaatatgaaaacaaattcgCCAAGCTCCAAAAGAAGGCCGCCGAATTCAACTTCCGTAATCAACTTAAGGTTGTTAAGAAGAAGGAATTCACATTGGAGGAAGAAGAGAAGGAG
- the LOC105216182 gene encoding troponin I isoform X14 — protein MADEEAKKAKQAEIERKRAEVRKRMEEASKAKKAKKGFMTPERKKKLRLLLRKKAAEELKKEQERKAAERRRIIEERCGSPRNLSDASEAELQTICKQYWKRLFNLEGDKFDLEHIEKVKAQEINDLNAQVNDLRGKFVKPALKKVSKYENKFAKLQKKAAEFNFRNQLKVVKKKEFTLEEEEKEKKIKDALLKTTVKK, from the exons ATGGCTGATGAAGAG GCAAAGAAGGCTAAACAGGCCGAGATTGAGCGCAAGCGTGCTGAGGTGCGCAAGCGTATGGAGGAAGCCTCCAAGGCTAAGAAGGCCAAGAAAGGTTTCATGACACCAGAAAGGAAGAAGAAACTTAGG TTGTTGCTCCGTAAGAAAGCCGCTGAGGAGTTGAAGAAGGAACAGGAACGCAAAGCCGCTGAACGTAGACGCATCATTGAAGAGCGTTGCGGTAGCCCCAGAAATCTCAGTGACGCCAGCGAAG CCGAACTACAAACAATTTGCAAACAATATTGGAAACGTCTTTTCAATTTGGAGGGGGACAAATTTGATTTAGAGCATATAGAAAAAGTCAAAGCACAAGAG ATCAACGATCTCAATGCCCAAGTCAACGATCTGCGTGGCAAGTT CGTGAAACCAGCCTTGAAGAAGGTCtccaaatatgaaaacaaattcgCCAAGCTCCAAAAGAAGGCCGCCGAATTCAACTTCCGTAATCAACTTAAGGTTGTTAAGAAGAAGGAATTCACATTGGAGGAAGAAGAGAAGGAG
- the LOC105216182 gene encoding troponin I isoform X13 codes for MADEEAKKAKQAEIERKRAEVRKRMEEASKAKKAKKGFMTPERKKKLRLLLRKKAAEELKKEQERKAAERRRIIEERCGSPRNLSDASEETLKNLIKQHYDRICKLEDQKYDLEYVVKRKDVEINDLNAQVNDLRGKFVKPALKKVSKYENKFAKLQKKAAEFNFRNQLKVVKKKEFTLEEEEKEKKIKDALLKTTVKK; via the exons ATGGCTGATGAAGAG GCAAAGAAGGCTAAACAGGCCGAGATTGAGCGCAAGCGTGCTGAGGTGCGCAAGCGTATGGAGGAAGCCTCCAAGGCTAAGAAGGCCAAGAAAGGTTTCATGACACCAGAAAGGAAGAAGAAACTTAGG TTGTTGCTCCGTAAGAAAGCCGCTGAGGAGTTGAAGAAGGAACAGGAACGCAAAGCCGCTGAACGTAGACGCATCATTGAAGAGCGTTGCGGTAGCCCCAGAAATCTCAGTGACGCCAGCGAAG AAACACTTAAAAATCTTATCAAGCAACACTATGACAGGATTTGTAAATTGGAGGACCAGAAATATGACCTTGAGTATGTTGTTAAACGCAAGGATGTTGAG ATCAACGATCTCAATGCCCAAGTCAACGATCTGCGTGGCAAGTT CGTGAAACCAGCCTTGAAGAAGGTCtccaaatatgaaaacaaattcgCCAAGCTCCAAAAGAAGGCCGCCGAATTCAACTTCCGTAATCAACTTAAGGTTGTTAAGAAGAAGGAATTCACATTGGAGGAAGAAGAGAAGGAG